The nucleotide sequence GCCGGCCGGCGACCCACCAGGTACGACGCGACCCCCTGCCAGTCGAGGATCACCAGGGCTCCGGTCAGCACGGCGAGGGCTCCGAACGCGCCCTCGGCCCAGTGCGAGGAGGAGCCGGCGACCTTGGCCACCCCCCAGACGGCGACGATCCCAGCCGCCCATACACACCAGAACAGGACCCATGGACGTCCCGGCAGTCTGAGCACGCCCGCTGCCTAGGCCGCTGGCGGCTCGACTTCGACGTAGGCGGCCCGGCTGATCGGCGGTGGGATCGGGGCACCCTCCTCGCGGAGCCCCTCCAGGTGGAAGGCGACCGCGGCCTCCATCTCGCGGACGCACTCCTCCTGGGTGGCGCCCGTGGCCACCACCCCGGGGAGGTCCGGCGAGTAGGCGGAGAAGTTGGTCGCCTCGTCGCCCTCGACGACGATCAGGTACCGGGTGCTCATCGTGGGTCCCTCAGTCCAGCCTGCCTCAGGATGCTCGCCGGCGTCTTCGGGTGCAAGGTGTCGGCCGGTGGGCCGGCCACCGTCACCGTTCCGGGCTTGGTCGAGTGGCGGAACTGGCGGTGGCTTCCACGGGTCCGGGCCAGGTACCACCCGTCGCCGGCGAGGAGCTCCAGCACCTCGG is from Candidatus Dormiibacterota bacterium and encodes:
- a CDS encoding type II toxin-antitoxin system HicB family antitoxin encodes the protein MSTRYLIVVEGDEATNFSAYSPDLPGVVATGATQEECVREMEAAVAFHLEGLREEGAPIPPPISRAAYVEVEPPAA
- a CDS encoding type II toxin-antitoxin system HicA family toxin is translated as MPPGTRRDRAGPGVAAMPMKIAEVLELLAGDGWYLARTRGSHRQFRHSTKPGTVTVAGPPADTLHPKTPASILRQAGLRDPR